The Bombus fervidus isolate BK054 chromosome 1, iyBomFerv1, whole genome shotgun sequence genome includes a window with the following:
- the Cype gene encoding cytochrome c oxidase subunit cyclope — protein MSEGRLAKPQLRNLHVSQVKKSLGIATVLCATTGLLWKTFVSDVYERKVEEFYKTYDPMKSLQRMNEAGLMESYNP, from the exons atGTCAGAAGGAAGATTAGCAAAACCTCAACTTCGTAATCTTCATGTGTCACAAGTTAAGAAAAGTTTGGGGATAGCGACAGTACTTTGTGCTACTACTGGTTTGTTatggaaaacatttgtttcTGATGTATACGAACGAAAagtcgaagaattttataa AACATATGATCCAATGAAATCATTGCAAAGAATGAACGAAGCTGGACTTATGGAATCTTATAATCCATAA
- the LOC139989259 gene encoding uncharacterized protein isoform X1, whose translation MEQMIALSTQNPLTLLVKFGMMAWNDTCGNENCSGHGECHNGTCLCEIQFDGLECHVPNLSYYIAFATIFFMLAFVCLIQLIMCIIAEWQKMKAPSFLRACRVTTQKVLYFIVFLASLIRGAYFTSPTAFKEGWSRSLLSAYYPLVLSGSSLIVCFWAEVFHLRNMSWDKPQFLSKSFIGFAVFNVLTYSLLLAEFIVTQIYSQEDQSFYTHVFNGCYAVLLFIVVVFFLIYGVEVYFKIRGGFLNDYQNSTILNKRTVSDLKVNAEEQVTAKLFDSVPSTSQLSQVQEQINISQLHQSRVGLLSQAFMLFIIVGFLCSETLSEFWKAKVPLYSRNCHDIVFRIIEVGVILWFPCVLWNCFSPEQLWILNPKRLLKRLDHSKYMKEIELQDKNAEQDTALFSDGTSINSKDCWICYDSERQDAGPLIQPCQCRGDVSAVHHNCLRRWLVESSINADSLTCKVCGTNYNVEHASKLDWQNGITSRHCLQTMAIVTTMCGSSAAAWTLIQLVEGPIIRMLAAGTALLIMYVCIRFLSLNTVVAYQRAKISSLNIISSDSNGNAHVSTISHTVCVDLAKSETATI comes from the exons ATGGAACAAATGATTGCTCTGAGTACTCAAAATCCATTAACTTTATTAGTAAAGTTTGGGATGATGGCTTGGAACGATACTTGTGGCAATGAGAATTGTTCTGGACATGGAGAATGTCATAATGGTACTTGTTTATGTGag ATTCAGTTTGATGGACTAGAATGTCATGTTCCAAATTTAAGTTACTACATTGCATTCGCAACTATATTCTTTATGCTGGCATTTGTATGTCTAATACAGCTTATTATGTGTATCATCGCAGAATGGCAGAAAATGAAAGCACCATCTTTTCTTAGAGCTTGTAGAGTCACAACacaaaaagttttatattttattgtgtttCTCGCATCATTGATAAGAGGAGCATATTTTACATCGCcg ACTGCATTTAAAGAAGGATGGTCCAGAAGTTTATTATCTGCATATTATCCACTTGTTTTAAGTGGATCCTCTTTAATTGTTTGTTTCTGGGCTGAAGTGTTTCATTTAAGAAATATGTCATGGGACAAACCACAGTTTCTTTCAAAATCATTCATAGGTTTTGCTGTGTTTAATGTATTAACATACTCTCTGCTTTTAGCAGAATTTATTGTTACTCAAATATATTCCCAAGAAGATCAg AGCTTTTACACCCATGTTTTTAATGGTTGCTATGCAGTGCTCTTGTTTATTGTTGTggtatttttcttaatttatggAGTGGAAGTGTACTTTAAA ATTCGAGGTGGTTTCTTGAATGATTATCAAAATAGTACAATTTTGAATAAACGTACAGTCTCTGATTTAAAAGTTAATGCTGAAGAACAAGTTActgcaaaattatttgattctGTTCCAAGTACATCACAATTATCTCAAGTGcaagaacaaataaatatttctcaattGCATCAGTCACGTGTAGGATTATTATCGCAAgcttttatgttatttattattgttggATTTTTGTGCAGTGAAACACTTAGCGAATTCTGGAAAGCAaa agTTCCTTTATATAGTAGGAATTGTCATGATATTGTTTTCCGTATTATTGAAGTAGGCGTAATATTATGGTTTCCATGTGTGCTATGGAATTGTTTTAG tCCTGAACAGCTGTGGATTTTAAATCCAAAGCGTCTTTTGAAACGATTAGATCATTCGAAATAcatgaaagaaatagaattacaAGATAAAAATGCAGAACAAGATACTGCACTTTTTTCGGATGGAACATCAATTAACAGCAAAGATTGTTGGATCTGTTACGATAGTGAAAGGCAAGATGCTGGTCCATTAATACAACCTTGTCAATGTAGAGGTGATGTGAGTGCAGTTCATCACAATTGTTTGCGCCGATGGTTGGTCgag AGTTCTATAAATGCTGACAGTCTTACTTGCAAAGTATGTGGCACAAATTACAATGTTGAACATGCAAGTAAATTGGACTGGCAAAATGGTATAACTTCTCGTCATTGTTTGCAAACTATGGCCATTGTCACAACCATGTGTGGATCATCAGCTGCTGCTTGGACTCTCATTCAATTAGTAGAAGGTCCAATTATCAGAATGCTTGCAGCTGGTACTGCATTGTTGATTATGTATGTTTGTATaag gttTTTAAGCTTAAACACAGTTGTGGCATATCAACGTGCCAAAATTtcatctttaaatattattagttcTGATAGTAATGGAAATGCACATGTTTCAACTATTAGTCATACAGTTTGTGTAGACTTGGCAAAATCTGAAACAGCCACgatataa
- the LOC139989259 gene encoding uncharacterized protein isoform X2: protein MFLSQIQFDGLECHVPNLSYYIAFATIFFMLAFVCLIQLIMCIIAEWQKMKAPSFLRACRVTTQKVLYFIVFLASLIRGAYFTSPTAFKEGWSRSLLSAYYPLVLSGSSLIVCFWAEVFHLRNMSWDKPQFLSKSFIGFAVFNVLTYSLLLAEFIVTQIYSQEDQSFYTHVFNGCYAVLLFIVVVFFLIYGVEVYFKIRGGFLNDYQNSTILNKRTVSDLKVNAEEQVTAKLFDSVPSTSQLSQVQEQINISQLHQSRVGLLSQAFMLFIIVGFLCSETLSEFWKAKVPLYSRNCHDIVFRIIEVGVILWFPCVLWNCFSPEQLWILNPKRLLKRLDHSKYMKEIELQDKNAEQDTALFSDGTSINSKDCWICYDSERQDAGPLIQPCQCRGDVSAVHHNCLRRWLVESSINADSLTCKVCGTNYNVEHASKLDWQNGITSRHCLQTMAIVTTMCGSSAAAWTLIQLVEGPIIRMLAAGTALLIMYVCIRFLSLNTVVAYQRAKISSLNIISSDSNGNAHVSTISHTVCVDLAKSETATI from the exons atgtttctttcaCAGATTCAGTTTGATGGACTAGAATGTCATGTTCCAAATTTAAGTTACTACATTGCATTCGCAACTATATTCTTTATGCTGGCATTTGTATGTCTAATACAGCTTATTATGTGTATCATCGCAGAATGGCAGAAAATGAAAGCACCATCTTTTCTTAGAGCTTGTAGAGTCACAACacaaaaagttttatattttattgtgtttCTCGCATCATTGATAAGAGGAGCATATTTTACATCGCcg ACTGCATTTAAAGAAGGATGGTCCAGAAGTTTATTATCTGCATATTATCCACTTGTTTTAAGTGGATCCTCTTTAATTGTTTGTTTCTGGGCTGAAGTGTTTCATTTAAGAAATATGTCATGGGACAAACCACAGTTTCTTTCAAAATCATTCATAGGTTTTGCTGTGTTTAATGTATTAACATACTCTCTGCTTTTAGCAGAATTTATTGTTACTCAAATATATTCCCAAGAAGATCAg AGCTTTTACACCCATGTTTTTAATGGTTGCTATGCAGTGCTCTTGTTTATTGTTGTggtatttttcttaatttatggAGTGGAAGTGTACTTTAAA ATTCGAGGTGGTTTCTTGAATGATTATCAAAATAGTACAATTTTGAATAAACGTACAGTCTCTGATTTAAAAGTTAATGCTGAAGAACAAGTTActgcaaaattatttgattctGTTCCAAGTACATCACAATTATCTCAAGTGcaagaacaaataaatatttctcaattGCATCAGTCACGTGTAGGATTATTATCGCAAgcttttatgttatttattattgttggATTTTTGTGCAGTGAAACACTTAGCGAATTCTGGAAAGCAaa agTTCCTTTATATAGTAGGAATTGTCATGATATTGTTTTCCGTATTATTGAAGTAGGCGTAATATTATGGTTTCCATGTGTGCTATGGAATTGTTTTAG tCCTGAACAGCTGTGGATTTTAAATCCAAAGCGTCTTTTGAAACGATTAGATCATTCGAAATAcatgaaagaaatagaattacaAGATAAAAATGCAGAACAAGATACTGCACTTTTTTCGGATGGAACATCAATTAACAGCAAAGATTGTTGGATCTGTTACGATAGTGAAAGGCAAGATGCTGGTCCATTAATACAACCTTGTCAATGTAGAGGTGATGTGAGTGCAGTTCATCACAATTGTTTGCGCCGATGGTTGGTCgag AGTTCTATAAATGCTGACAGTCTTACTTGCAAAGTATGTGGCACAAATTACAATGTTGAACATGCAAGTAAATTGGACTGGCAAAATGGTATAACTTCTCGTCATTGTTTGCAAACTATGGCCATTGTCACAACCATGTGTGGATCATCAGCTGCTGCTTGGACTCTCATTCAATTAGTAGAAGGTCCAATTATCAGAATGCTTGCAGCTGGTACTGCATTGTTGATTATGTATGTTTGTATaag gttTTTAAGCTTAAACACAGTTGTGGCATATCAACGTGCCAAAATTtcatctttaaatattattagttcTGATAGTAATGGAAATGCACATGTTTCAACTATTAGTCATACAGTTTGTGTAGACTTGGCAAAATCTGAAACAGCCACgatataa
- the Pp2a-29b gene encoding protein phosphatase PP2A regulatory subunit A isoform X1, whose amino-acid sequence MAASDSTTDDSLYPIAVLIDELKNEDVQLRLNSIKKLSTIALALGIERTRSELIPFLTESMYDEDEVLLALAEQLGQFTPLVGGPEYVHCLLKPLESLATVEETVVRDKAVESLRTIAAQHSSTDLEEQFVPLIHRLATGDWFTSRTSACGLFSVCYQRVSPSVKACLRNHFRNLCQDDTPMARRSAASHLGEFAKVMEIEYVKADLIPMFVILAQDEQDSVRLLAIEACVSIAALLPQEDVEQLVMPTLRQCASDQSWRVRYMVADKFTDLQKAVGPEITKTDLVPAFQVLLKDIEAEVRAAAADKVRDFCQNLDKSNQESIIMTQILPIVKELVSDPNQHVKSALASVIMGLSPILGKYNTIEHLLPLFLSQLRDECSEVRLNIISNLECVNEVIGIQQLSQSLLPAIVELAEDSKWRVRYAIIEYMPLLAGQLGVEFFDEKLNSLCMTWLVDHVYAIREAATLNLKKLVEKFGPEWAQNTVIPKVLAMSRDQNYLHRMTCLFCINVLAEVCGQEITTRVMLPTVLGMATDNVANVRFNVAKTLQKIGPYLEPCAVQAQVKPVLDKLNTDSDVDVKYFASEAIAGIAG is encoded by the exons ATGGCAGCGAGCGACTCTACTACGGACGACAGTCTTTATCCGATTGCTGTTTTGATCGACGAACTAAAAAACGAAGATGTACAG TTACGGCTGAActcaataaagaaattatctaCGATTGCCCTTGCATTAGGCATTGAACGAACACGCAGCGAATTAATACCATTTCTAACTGAGTCTATGTATGATGAGGATGAAGTCCTACTAGCTTTGGCAGAACAACTTGGACAATTTACTCCTCTTGTAGGAGGTCCAGAATATGTACATTGTTTAttg aaaccTTTGGAAAGTTTGGCAACAGTTGAAGAAACTGTAGTTCGAGATAAAGCAGTGGAGTCTTTAAGAACTATTGCTGCTCAACATAGCTCAACAGATTTGGAGGAGCAATTTGTTCCTTTGATACATCGTTTGGCAACAGGAGATTGGTTTACATCAAGAACATCAGCATGTGGTTTATTTAGTGTCTGCTACCAACGTGTTAGTCCATCAGTTAAAG cATGTTTACGAAACCACTTCCGTAACTTATGTCAAGATGATACTCCAATGGCACGACGATCTGCTGCTTCACATTTAGGTGAATTTGCAAAAGTTATGGAAATTGAATATGTAAAGGCAGATTTAATTCCGATGTTTGTTATTTTGGCTCAAGATGAACAA GATTCAGTACGTCTTTTGGCAATTGAAGCTTGTGTTAGCATTGCAGCGTTATTACCACAAGAAGATGTAGAGCAATTAGTTATGCCTACACTTAGACAATGTGCAAGTGATCAGTCGTGGcgtgtacgttatatggtcgCAGATAAATTCACAGAT ctTCAAAAAGCTGTAGGTCcagaaattacaaaaacaGATCTTGTACCAGCATTTCAAGTACTATTAAAAGATATCGAAGCTGAAGTTCGAGCTGCAGCAGCTGACAAAGTGCGCGACTTTTGCCAGAATCTCGATAAATCCAATCAAGAATCTATCATTATGACACAAATATTACCAATAGTTAAAGAACTTGTATCAGATCCAAACCAACATGTAAAATCAGCTTTAGCAAGTGTTATAATGGGTCTTAGTCCAATACTTGGAAAAtacaa TACAATCGAACATTTGTTAccattatttttatcacaACTCAGAGATGAATGTTCAGAAGTTCGCTTAAATATTATCAGCAATTTAGAATGTGTTAACGAAGTTATTGGCATACAACAACTTTCACAATCTCTTCTACCAGCTATTGTAGAATTAGCCGAAGATTCGAAATGGCGTGTAAGATATGCCATCATAGA ATACATGCCATTACTAGCTGGACAACTTGGGGTAGAATTCTTTGATGAAAAACTAAATTCCTTATGTATGACTTGGTTAGTAGATCACGTTTATGCCATCAGAGAGGCAGCTACGTTAAACTTGAAAAAACTGGTAGAAAAATTCGGCCCTGAATGGGCACAGAATACTGTAATACCTAAGGTTTTAGCAATGTCAAGGGATCAAAACTATCTTCACAGAATGACATGTTTATTCTGCATCAat GTATTGGCAGAAGTATGTGGTCAAGAAATAACAACGAGGGTGATGCTTCCGACTGTCTTAGGAATGGCCACTGATAATGTTGCTAATGTACGATTTAATGTTGCTAAAACTCTTCAAAAAATTGGACCTTATCTTGAACCGTGTGCTGTACAAGCTCAAGTAAAACCTGTACTTGATAAGCTCAATACAGACAGTGACGTGGATGTCAAATATTTTGCTTCGGAAGCAATTGCAGGCATCGCAG GTTGA
- the Pp2a-29b gene encoding protein phosphatase PP2A regulatory subunit A isoform X2: protein MAASDSTTDDSLYPIAVLIDELKNEDVQLRLNSIKKLSTIALALGIERTRSELIPFLTESMYDEDEVLLALAEQLGQFTPLVGGPEYVHCLLKPLESLATVEETVVRDKAVESLRTIAAQHSSTDLEEQFVPLIHRLATGDWFTSRTSACGLFSVCYQRVSPSVKACLRNHFRNLCQDDTPMARRSAASHLGEFAKVMEIEYVKADLIPMFVILAQDEQDSVRLLAIEACVSIAALLPQEDVEQLVMPTLRQCASDQSWRVRYMVADKFTDLQKAVGPEITKTDLVPAFQVLLKDIEAEVRAAAADKVRDFCQNLDKSNQESIIMTQILPIVKELVSDPNQHVKSALASVIMGLSPILGKYNTIEHLLPLFLSQLRDECSEVRLNIISNLECVNEVIGIQQLSQSLLPAIVELAEDSKWRVRYAIIEYMPLLAGQLGVEFFDEKLNSLCMTWLVDHVYAIREAATLNLKKLVEKFGPEWAQNTVIPKVLAMSRDQNYLHRMTCLFCINVLAEVCGQEITTRVMLPTVLGMATDNVANVRFNVAKTLQKIGPYLEPCAVQAQVKPVLDKLNTDSDVDVKYFASEAIAGIAA, encoded by the exons ATGGCAGCGAGCGACTCTACTACGGACGACAGTCTTTATCCGATTGCTGTTTTGATCGACGAACTAAAAAACGAAGATGTACAG TTACGGCTGAActcaataaagaaattatctaCGATTGCCCTTGCATTAGGCATTGAACGAACACGCAGCGAATTAATACCATTTCTAACTGAGTCTATGTATGATGAGGATGAAGTCCTACTAGCTTTGGCAGAACAACTTGGACAATTTACTCCTCTTGTAGGAGGTCCAGAATATGTACATTGTTTAttg aaaccTTTGGAAAGTTTGGCAACAGTTGAAGAAACTGTAGTTCGAGATAAAGCAGTGGAGTCTTTAAGAACTATTGCTGCTCAACATAGCTCAACAGATTTGGAGGAGCAATTTGTTCCTTTGATACATCGTTTGGCAACAGGAGATTGGTTTACATCAAGAACATCAGCATGTGGTTTATTTAGTGTCTGCTACCAACGTGTTAGTCCATCAGTTAAAG cATGTTTACGAAACCACTTCCGTAACTTATGTCAAGATGATACTCCAATGGCACGACGATCTGCTGCTTCACATTTAGGTGAATTTGCAAAAGTTATGGAAATTGAATATGTAAAGGCAGATTTAATTCCGATGTTTGTTATTTTGGCTCAAGATGAACAA GATTCAGTACGTCTTTTGGCAATTGAAGCTTGTGTTAGCATTGCAGCGTTATTACCACAAGAAGATGTAGAGCAATTAGTTATGCCTACACTTAGACAATGTGCAAGTGATCAGTCGTGGcgtgtacgttatatggtcgCAGATAAATTCACAGAT ctTCAAAAAGCTGTAGGTCcagaaattacaaaaacaGATCTTGTACCAGCATTTCAAGTACTATTAAAAGATATCGAAGCTGAAGTTCGAGCTGCAGCAGCTGACAAAGTGCGCGACTTTTGCCAGAATCTCGATAAATCCAATCAAGAATCTATCATTATGACACAAATATTACCAATAGTTAAAGAACTTGTATCAGATCCAAACCAACATGTAAAATCAGCTTTAGCAAGTGTTATAATGGGTCTTAGTCCAATACTTGGAAAAtacaa TACAATCGAACATTTGTTAccattatttttatcacaACTCAGAGATGAATGTTCAGAAGTTCGCTTAAATATTATCAGCAATTTAGAATGTGTTAACGAAGTTATTGGCATACAACAACTTTCACAATCTCTTCTACCAGCTATTGTAGAATTAGCCGAAGATTCGAAATGGCGTGTAAGATATGCCATCATAGA ATACATGCCATTACTAGCTGGACAACTTGGGGTAGAATTCTTTGATGAAAAACTAAATTCCTTATGTATGACTTGGTTAGTAGATCACGTTTATGCCATCAGAGAGGCAGCTACGTTAAACTTGAAAAAACTGGTAGAAAAATTCGGCCCTGAATGGGCACAGAATACTGTAATACCTAAGGTTTTAGCAATGTCAAGGGATCAAAACTATCTTCACAGAATGACATGTTTATTCTGCATCAat GTATTGGCAGAAGTATGTGGTCAAGAAATAACAACGAGGGTGATGCTTCCGACTGTCTTAGGAATGGCCACTGATAATGTTGCTAATGTACGATTTAATGTTGCTAAAACTCTTCAAAAAATTGGACCTTATCTTGAACCGTGTGCTGTACAAGCTCAAGTAAAACCTGTACTTGATAAGCTCAATACAGACAGTGACGTGGATGTCAAATATTTTGCTTCGGAAGCAATTGCAGGCATCGCAG CGTAG
- the LOC139989939 gene encoding ornithine decarboxylase 2-like, translating into MSHSIFDEVKVFEDTDENTDVIRSFIKTEHESTEEPFCILDVADVMQKHQNWIAKMPRIVPYYAVKCNADPFLLKTLAVMNANFDCASQQEIRMVMKLGVSPNRIIFANPAKWTTHIKFAKMMNVDKMTVDSEMEILKIKDIFPKAKVIIRIRCDAKNVLVSLGTKFGCDPDEEAVRLINLTKSLGLKLWGFSFHVGYLCSESDAYVRGIRTCKKLISIAKEIGCKDVQLIDIGGGFPGNREYSIDEVARCINNEIEDIDPSISIISEPGQYYATSAYTLVSLVHTKKVVRQPNGMVRMYYMNCGVYNGFIEEMLNLKERLPIPVYKPASDAKFLSYVWGPTCDSMDCILKNVMLPEFHQGDWLAWTDIGSYSICLSSPFNGFAPPKVHPCARKSQWKKFIDYTKRMQKSQE; encoded by the exons ATGTCTCACTCGATATTTGACGAAGTAAAAGTATTCGAAGATACGGATGAAAACACAGACGTAATCAGAAGTTTCATTAAAACAGAGCATGAATCAACGGAAGAACCGTTCTGTATTCTTGATGTTGCCGACGTGATGCAGAAACATCAAAATTGGATCGCGAAGATGCCAAGAATTGTCCCATATTATG ccGTCAAGTGCAACGCCGATCCGTTTCTCCTAAAGACTTTGGCAGTTATGAATGCCAATTTCGATTGTGCATCTCAA CAAGAAATACGGATGGTAATGAAACTAGGAGTGTCTCCAAACAGGATAATCTTTGCGAACCCGGCTAAGTGGACTACCCATATTAAATTTGCCAAAATGATGAATGTAGACAAAATGACCGTCGACAGCGAGATGGAAATCCTTAAGATAAAGGACATTTTTCCGAAAGCGAA AGTAATCATTCGTATTCGATGTGACGCCAAAAATGTTCTGGTATCACTTGGAACAAAATTCGGTTGCGATCCGGACGAAGAAGCAGTTCGATTGATAAATTTGACAAAAAGCCTTGGTTTAAAATTATGGGGCTTTAGTTTCCATGTCGGCTATCTATGTTCTGAATCAGACGCTTACGTTAGAGGAATCAGGACGTGCAAGAAACTAATTTCGATTGCTAAAGAAATTGGATGTAAAGACGTTCAATTGATCGATATCGGCGGTGGATTTCCTGGTAACAGAGAATACTCTATCGACGAG GTTGCAAGATGTATTAACAACGAGATCGAGGACATTGACCCGAGTATCTCGATCATCAGCGAGCCGGGACAATATTATGCAACATCGGCGTATACTTTGGTGTCACTCGTGCACACAAAAAAGGTTGTTCGTCAGCCGAATGGAATGGTTAGAATGTATTATATGAATTGTGGAGTGTACAACGGTTTTATAGAGGAAATGTTGAACTTAAAAGAGAGACTGCCGATACCGGTGTATAag ccAGCGAGCGATGCGAAATTCCTTTCATACGTTTGGGGTCCGACCTGTGATTCTATGGATTGtatcttaaaaaatgtaatgttGCCAGAATTTCACCAAGGTGATTGGTTAGCCTGGACGGATATTGGATCCTATAGCATATGTCTCAGTTCTCCATTCAATGGTTTTGCACCGCCCAAAGTACATCCGTGTGCTAGAAAAAGCCAATG gaaaaaatttattgattacACAAAGAGAATGCAAAAATCGCAGGAATAA
- the LOC139989777 gene encoding ornithine decarboxylase 2-like, with product MPHSIYDEVEVFEDTDENTDIIKSFIKIEHESTEEPFCVLDVADVMQKHQNWIAKMPRIVPYYAIKCNADPFLLKILAVMNVNFDCASQQEIRMAMKLGVSPNRIIFANPAKWTTHIKFAKMMNVEKMTVDSEMEILKIKDIFPEAKVIIRIRCDAKNVLVSLGTKFGCDPDEEAVRLIHLIKSLDLKLWGFSFHVGSLCFESDAYIRGIRTCKKLISIAKEIGCKDVQLIDIGGGFPGNKGYSIDEVARCINNEIEDIDPSISIISEPGQYYATSAYTLVSLVHTKKVVRQANGMVRMYYMNCGVYNGFMEEMLNLQERLPIPVYKPASDAKFLSYVWGPTLDSMDCILKNVMLPEFHQGDWLAWTDIGSYSICLSTPFNGFAPPKVHPCARKSQWKKFIDYTKRMQKSQK from the exons ATGCCACATTCGATCTATGACGAAGTGGAAGTATTTGAAGATACGGACGAAAATACAGACATAATcaaaagttttattaaaatagagCATGAATCAACGGAAGAACCGTTCTGTGTTCTTGATGTTGCCGACGTGATGCAGAAACATCAAAATTGGATCGCGAAGATGCCAAGAATTGTCCCATATTATG CCATCAAGTGCAACGCAGATCCGTTTCTCCTAAAGATTTTGGCAGTTATGAATGTCAATTTCGATTGTGCTTCCCAA CAAGAAATACGGATGGCAATGAAACTAGGAGTATCTCCAAACAGGATAATCTTTGCGAACCCGGCTAAGTGGACCACCCATATTAAATTTGCCAAAATGATGAATGTAGAAAAAATGACCGTCGACAGCGAGATGGAAATCCTTAAGATAAAGGACATTTTTCCGGAAGCGAA AGTAATCATTCGTATTCGATGTGACGCCAAAAATGTTCTGGTATCACTTGGAACAAAATTCGGTTGCGATCCGGACGAAGAAGCAGTTCGATTAATACATTTGATAAAAAGCCTTGATTTAAAATTATGGGGCTTTAGTTTCCATGTCGGCAGTCTATGCTTTGAATCAGACGCTTACATTAGAGGAATCAGAACGTGCAAGAAACTAATCTCGATTGCTAAAGAAATTGGATGTAAAGACGTTCAATTGATCGATATCGGCGGTGGATTTCCTGGTAACAAAGGATACTCTATCGACGAG GTTGCAAGATGTATTAACAACGAGATCGAGGACATTGACCCGAGTATCTCGATCATCAGCGAGCCGGGACAATATTATGCAACATCGGCGTATACTTTGGTGTCACTCGTGCACACAAAAAAGGTTGTTCGTCAGGCGAATGGAATGGTTAGAATGTATTATATGAATTGTGGAGTGTACAACGGTTTTATGGAGGAAATGTTGAACTTACAAGAGAGACTGCCGATACCGGTGTATAAG ccAGCGAGTGATGCGAAATTCCTTTCATACGTTTGGGGTCCGACCTTAGACTCTATGGATTGTATCTTGAAAAATGTAATGTTGCCAGAATTTCACCAAGGTGATTGGCTAGCCTGGACGGATATTGGATCCTATAGCATATGTCTCAGTACTCCATTCAATGGTTTTGCACCGCCTAAAGTACATCCGTGTGCTAGAAAAAGCCAATG gaaaaaatttattgattacACAAAGAGAATGCAAAAATCGCAGAAATGA